The window AGTAATTATGAAAAATAAATGGAAACACCTATGGGAGAACCTGCCCATTGCCCGAAAGCTGTTTTTGGAAATTGCAGTGACGGCGGTTACGCTTTTTGCCAGCAATTTATTTATTTACGCCCAGATCAACCAGATGGTGGAGCGTATGAATTCCGTATACATAAGCAACGTGAACTTAAATGAGCTGTCAGACGTTTTCACCGATGTGCAGAATTACATGTACAAATATCTGCAGGTCAAGGATTCAGAGTCCCTGACCGATTATTACCGGGCAGAACAGGATTACAGGAAGCTGCTGGAAGGGCTTAATGTTGCCGTGACCGATAATCAGATCCAGATACTGGAGAAAAATATCCGCAACATGTCGGACAGCTATCTGGCCGTCACGGATGAGACCGTCCAGGCTAAGCGGGGGCAGAATGTGGAAAAATACAAAAGCTCTTATGAATCCGCCCTAAAGCTTTATCAGTTCATCAACCATGACATTTCGGTCTTAAACAGCCGTCAGTTTAAAAATAATTCCGCCAGCTACCAGACCCTCCAGGCTGCCCTGCAGTATTTAGAGGTCATAAGCTCCGTAATTTTAATGATTGTCATGGTCATAAGCCTGACAGTTATGATGATGATGACAAAGGATATTGTTACCCCGCTCACCAACCTGGCTCATACGGCTAAGCTGGTGGGACAGGGAAACTTCCACGTAAAGGTGCCATCCTTGGGCACAGGAGATGAGCTGGGAATCGTGACCGGGACATTTAACCAAATGGTGG of the Lacrimispora indolis DSM 755 genome contains:
- a CDS encoding sensor histidine kinase, translated to MKNKWKHLWENLPIARKLFLEIAVTAVTLFASNLFIYAQINQMVERMNSVYISNVNLNELSDVFTDVQNYMYKYLQVKDSESLTDYYRAEQDYRKLLEGLNVAVTDNQIQILEKNIRNMSDSYLAVTDETVQAKRGQNVEKYKSSYESALKLYQFINHDISVLNSRQFKNNSASYQTLQAALQYLEVISSVILMIVMVISLTVMMMMTKDIVTPLTNLAHTAKLVGQGNFHVKVPSLGTGDELGIVTGTFNQMVDSLDEYVNKIKESAEKEQEMKEREFLMENHLKEAQLKYLQSQINPHFLFNSLNAGVQLAMMEDAEKTSVFMEKMADFFRYNVKKGSRDATIREEVEAVENYVYILNVRFAGDIRYHSLIHEETMDFPIPSMILQPLVENAVNHGIRNMEGKGEIHLTVEDHGEEIEICIRDNGIGMEEEELDRIRGGVQITEAAGSTGIGIHNVISRLELYYNDDHIFHIFSDGKDKGTTVILRIPKRGGEVHVSYTGS